In a genomic window of Pseudoglutamicibacter albus:
- the sdhA gene encoding succinate dehydrogenase flavoprotein subunit: MQVHQYDVVIVGAGGAGMRAAIEAGQRAHTAVLTKLYPTRSHTGAAQGGMCAALANVEEDNWEWHTFDTIKGGDYLVDQDAAEIMAKEAIDAVIDLEQMGLPFNRTPEGKIDQRRFGGHTRDHGKAPVRRACYAADRTGHMILQTLYQNCVKHNVEFFNEVYVLDLLLTEEDATREDGTAYKQKRVAGVVTYDLATGEIEVFQAKSVVFATGGAGKIFKTTSNAHTLTGDGMAIAFRAGLPLEDMEFVQFHPTGLAGLGILLSEAARGEGGVLRNGDGERFMERYAPTIKDLAPRDIVARSMAQEVREGRGAGPKKDYVLLDLTHLEPSHIDEKLPDITEFARTYLGVEPYTEPVPVFPTAHYVMGGIPTNVKGEVLQDNDTIVPGLYAAGEVACVSVHGSNRLGTNSLLDINVFGKRSGINAAAYARDAEFVAVPENPTAFVEEQINHALHNDGPERVAHIRAELQQTMDTNMQVFRSQASMKQALDDIEALRERYKSVGIQDKGKRFNLDLLEAIELGFLLDLAEVMTVAAMHRHESRGGHYHEDYPNRDDENFMKHSMIYKDESANIDGTRGLRFDTKPVVFTRYEPMERKY; the protein is encoded by the coding sequence ATGCAGGTACATCAGTACGACGTCGTGATCGTCGGTGCCGGCGGCGCCGGCATGCGCGCAGCCATCGAGGCTGGTCAGCGTGCACACACCGCGGTCTTGACTAAGCTCTACCCAACCCGTTCTCACACCGGTGCCGCTCAGGGCGGTATGTGTGCAGCGTTGGCCAACGTTGAAGAGGACAACTGGGAATGGCACACGTTCGACACCATTAAGGGTGGCGACTACCTGGTTGACCAGGATGCCGCAGAGATCATGGCTAAAGAAGCCATTGACGCGGTGATCGACCTTGAGCAGATGGGTCTCCCGTTCAACCGCACCCCAGAGGGCAAGATTGACCAGCGTCGCTTCGGTGGCCACACCCGCGACCACGGTAAGGCCCCTGTTCGCCGTGCATGCTACGCCGCTGACCGCACGGGTCACATGATTCTGCAGACCCTCTACCAAAACTGCGTTAAGCACAACGTCGAGTTCTTCAACGAGGTATATGTTCTTGACCTGTTGCTGACCGAAGAGGACGCAACCCGTGAGGACGGCACCGCCTACAAGCAGAAGCGCGTTGCAGGTGTGGTGACCTACGATCTGGCAACTGGTGAGATCGAGGTCTTCCAGGCTAAGTCGGTTGTCTTCGCAACCGGCGGTGCAGGCAAGATCTTCAAGACCACCTCGAACGCTCACACCCTCACCGGTGACGGCATGGCGATCGCGTTCCGCGCAGGCCTGCCGCTTGAGGACATGGAGTTCGTCCAGTTCCACCCAACCGGCCTCGCAGGCCTCGGCATCCTCCTTTCCGAGGCTGCCCGCGGTGAAGGTGGCGTGCTGCGTAACGGTGACGGTGAGCGCTTTATGGAGCGTTATGCACCAACCATTAAGGACCTCGCACCACGTGACATCGTGGCGCGTTCGATGGCTCAGGAAGTTCGCGAAGGCCGCGGTGCCGGCCCGAAGAAGGACTACGTCCTGCTCGACCTGACCCACCTCGAGCCGTCCCACATCGACGAGAAGCTCCCGGACATCACCGAGTTCGCACGCACCTACCTCGGTGTTGAGCCTTACACAGAGCCAGTGCCGGTCTTCCCGACCGCTCATTACGTCATGGGTGGTATCCCAACCAACGTCAAGGGCGAGGTTCTCCAGGATAACGACACGATCGTGCCGGGCCTCTACGCCGCAGGTGAGGTCGCTTGCGTTTCCGTCCACGGCTCCAACCGTTTGGGCACCAACTCGCTTCTGGACATCAACGTGTTCGGTAAGCGTTCCGGTATCAACGCGGCAGCTTACGCTCGCGATGCCGAGTTCGTTGCCGTCCCAGAGAACCCGACCGCGTTTGTCGAAGAGCAGATCAACCACGCTCTGCACAACGACGGCCCGGAGCGCGTTGCACACATCCGTGCAGAACTGCAGCAGACCATGGACACCAACATGCAGGTGTTCCGTTCTCAAGCCTCCATGAAGCAGGCCCTCGATGACATCGAGGCTCTGCGTGAGCGCTACAAGTCGGTAGGTATCCAGGACAAGGGCAAGCGCTTCAACCTGGACCTGCTCGAAGCGATCGAGCTCGGCTTCCTGCTCGACCTTGCCGAGGTCATGACTGTTGCTGCTATGCACCGTCACGAATCCCGCGGTGGCCACTACCACGAGGACTACCCGAACCGTGACGACGAGAACTTCATGAAGCACTCCATGATCTACAAGGACGAGTCCGCCAACATTGACGGCACTCGCGGCCTGCGTTTCGATACCAAGCCGGTTGTCTTCACCCGCTACGAACCAATGGAGCGTAAGTACTGA
- the sdhC gene encoding succinate dehydrogenase, cytochrome b556 subunit has product MSKTSSGTLYRGREGMWSWVGHRVTGVVIFFFLLVHVLDTALVRIDPGAYDAVIGAYKNPIMALGELALVAAIVFHAFNGVRLILVDFLKQGTKIQRGLFWGVIVLWVVTVAAFAARHLTLVFSHFFGGN; this is encoded by the coding sequence GTGTCGAAGACATCTTCTGGCACCCTGTATCGCGGCCGTGAAGGCATGTGGTCATGGGTGGGACACCGCGTTACCGGTGTCGTTATTTTCTTCTTTTTGCTCGTCCACGTTCTGGACACCGCCCTGGTTCGCATTGACCCAGGCGCATACGACGCCGTGATTGGCGCGTACAAGAACCCGATCATGGCACTCGGTGAGCTCGCGCTCGTCGCCGCGATCGTGTTCCACGCCTTCAACGGTGTCCGCTTGATCTTGGTTGACTTCCTGAAGCAGGGCACCAAGATCCAGCGCGGCCTCTTCTGGGGCGTCATCGTCCTGTGGGTCGTGACCGTCGCCGCATTCGCTGCACGTCACTTGACCCTCGTGTTCAGCCACTTCTTTGGGGGTAACTAA
- a CDS encoding succinate dehydrogenase iron-sulfur subunit, whose amino-acid sequence MSTNVAEPASKIEVAGSDSGEIEQFDITLKVRRYNPEVSDEARWDEFKLTMYGTDRVLDALHQAKWDQDGSLSFRRSCAHGICGSDAMRINGRNRLACKTLLKDLDTSKPITVEPIKGLPVEKDLIVDMEPFFQSYREVMPFLVTKGNAPTRERLQSQEERARFDDTTKCILCAACTTSCPIFWTDGQYFGPAAVVNAHRFIFDSRDEAGDMRLEVLNDKEGVWRCRTTFNCTEACPRGIQVTKAIAEVKRAILNRTI is encoded by the coding sequence ATGTCTACCAACGTTGCTGAACCAGCATCCAAGATTGAGGTTGCTGGCTCCGATTCCGGCGAAATCGAGCAGTTCGATATCACCCTGAAGGTCCGCCGCTACAACCCGGAGGTCTCCGACGAGGCTCGCTGGGATGAGTTCAAGCTCACCATGTACGGCACCGACCGTGTTCTGGATGCCCTGCATCAAGCCAAGTGGGATCAGGACGGTTCGCTTTCGTTCCGTCGTTCCTGCGCACACGGTATTTGCGGCTCCGATGCTATGCGCATCAACGGTCGCAACCGTCTGGCTTGCAAGACCCTGCTCAAGGACTTGGATACCTCCAAGCCAATCACCGTTGAGCCGATCAAGGGCCTGCCAGTCGAGAAGGACCTCATCGTGGACATGGAACCGTTCTTCCAGTCCTACCGTGAAGTCATGCCGTTCCTCGTGACCAAAGGCAACGCTCCAACGCGTGAGCGCCTGCAGTCCCAGGAAGAGCGCGCACGCTTCGATGACACGACCAAGTGCATCCTGTGTGCTGCATGCACCACTTCGTGCCCGATCTTCTGGACCGACGGCCAGTACTTCGGCCCTGCAGCAGTTGTGAACGCCCACCGCTTCATCTTCGACTCACGTGACGAGGCCGGGGATATGCGTCTTGAGGTTCTCAACGATAAGGAAGGCGTATGGCGTTGCCGCACAACCTTCAACTGCACCGAGGCATGCCCACGCGGCATTCAGGTGACGAAGGCTATCGCTGAGGTCAAGCGCGCAATCCTGAACCGCACAATCTAA
- a CDS encoding succinate dehydrogenase hydrophobic membrane anchor subunit has protein sequence MATAQIEAPRSPRIDPKYNRSRKSRNNFEMMAWLFMRFSGVVLIVLIFGHLITNLLVGDGVAAIDFGFVAGKWANPLWQFWDLTMLWLAMLHGTNGVRTIINDYAEKDRTRFWLKTILYIASIFTVILGTLVIFTFDPCIPGSTLAVCGA, from the coding sequence ATGGCTACTGCACAGATTGAAGCTCCCCGTTCCCCACGAATTGACCCGAAGTACAACCGGTCACGTAAGTCTCGCAACAACTTCGAGATGATGGCGTGGCTGTTCATGCGCTTCTCGGGCGTGGTCCTGATCGTCCTGATCTTCGGCCACCTCATCACCAACCTGCTGGTGGGCGACGGTGTAGCCGCTATCGATTTCGGTTTCGTTGCCGGTAAGTGGGCTAACCCGCTGTGGCAGTTCTGGGACCTGACGATGCTGTGGCTGGCAATGTTGCATGGCACCAACGGTGTTCGCACCATCATAAATGACTACGCTGAGAAGGATCGCACCCGTTTCTGGCTCAAGACGATCCTCTACATCGCCTCGATCTTCACGGTGATCCTCGGCACCTTGGTCATCTTCACCTTTGATCCATGCATCCCTGGCTCGACTCTCGCCGTGTGCGGCGCCTGA
- a CDS encoding mannose-1-phosphate guanylyltransferase has protein sequence MMKNKGFSGDVMERFYGVIPAGGTGTRLWPLSRAAAPKFLHDLTGSGTTLIRSTYERLLPLMNDRVLVVTGRAHGDAVRRQITELKEHDLVLEPEPKDSAAAIGLAAAILNKCDPDIIMGSFAADQVITPEEQFREAVTEAVHIAATGKIVTIGITPTYAATGFGYIRTGGKLDIPGAPSGRKVIEFVEKPGGAAAQRYLASGSYLWNAGMFVAPVGLMLQHLRENEPALAAGLEEIADAWGTERQERVLNEVWPGLPKTAIDYAVAEPAALAGDVAVVPGEFTWDDVGDFAALGRLNPAEDDTRVKVLGHGSRVYVDDSSGIVVSDTNRVIALIGVEDVVVVDTPDALLVTTKSHAQQVKDAVNALKAHGQTDVL, from the coding sequence ATGATGAAGAATAAAGGGTTTTCGGGCGATGTCATGGAACGCTTTTACGGCGTCATCCCTGCAGGCGGGACGGGCACTAGGCTCTGGCCGCTCTCACGTGCAGCAGCCCCTAAGTTCCTGCATGACCTCACAGGCTCCGGAACAACGCTGATCCGCTCGACGTACGAGCGTCTCTTGCCTTTGATGAATGACCGTGTCCTGGTCGTCACAGGCCGCGCACATGGAGACGCGGTGCGCCGGCAGATCACTGAGCTTAAAGAGCATGACCTCGTGTTGGAGCCTGAACCGAAGGATTCGGCTGCCGCGATCGGTTTGGCGGCAGCGATCCTCAATAAGTGCGACCCGGACATCATCATGGGATCGTTCGCGGCCGATCAGGTGATCACTCCGGAAGAACAGTTCCGTGAGGCAGTCACTGAAGCGGTGCATATCGCCGCGACCGGCAAGATCGTCACGATCGGCATTACACCTACCTACGCTGCAACCGGTTTCGGTTATATCCGCACCGGCGGCAAGCTCGATATCCCTGGTGCACCGAGCGGCCGGAAAGTCATCGAATTCGTTGAGAAGCCAGGCGGGGCCGCAGCACAGCGCTACCTGGCCAGCGGTAGCTACCTCTGGAACGCCGGAATGTTCGTAGCCCCGGTGGGGCTCATGCTCCAGCACCTACGGGAAAACGAGCCAGCGCTTGCCGCAGGGCTTGAAGAGATCGCTGACGCGTGGGGAACTGAGCGTCAAGAGCGGGTCCTCAACGAGGTGTGGCCGGGCCTACCTAAAACCGCGATCGACTACGCGGTCGCCGAGCCTGCCGCGCTAGCCGGTGATGTTGCGGTGGTCCCAGGCGAATTCACGTGGGACGACGTCGGCGACTTCGCCGCCCTGGGCCGGCTCAACCCTGCCGAGGATGACACACGCGTGAAAGTCCTGGGCCACGGAAGCCGCGTCTACGTCGATGACTCCTCCGGCATCGTGGTTTCTGATACGAACCGCGTGATCGCGTTGATCGGCGTTGAAGACGTTGTCGTGGTCGATACTCCGGACGCGCTTCTGGTGACCACAAAGTCCCATGCACAGCAGGTTAAGGATGCAGTTAACGCGTTGAAAGCTCACGGTCAAACGGACGTACTCTGA